One genomic window of Gossypium hirsutum isolate 1008001.06 chromosome D11, Gossypium_hirsutum_v2.1, whole genome shotgun sequence includes the following:
- the LOC107912322 gene encoding two-component response regulator-like APRR1 isoform X1, with protein MVFILVCLSGNKKGYEQFDMVLTAFLQRISDTNKLVQGAACSALAILEEEAAEKLAPIKLENQLPFFPILPENLGTARLVVDFDRWWTGEESVNVLLESTGQVTTVKSARQVIDALNVEGPDIDIILTEVDLQMTKGMKLLKHIMRNNELRRIPVIMMSAQDEVSIVVKCLRLGAADYLVKPLRTNELLNLWTRMWRRRREQG; from the exons ATGGTCTTTATCCTCGTTTGTCTGAG TGGTAATAAAAAAGGCTATGAGCAATTTGACATGGTTCTTACGGCTTTCCTGCAAAGAATATCGGATACTAACAAGCTGGTACAAGGGGCTGCTTGTTCTGCTCTTGCAATACTTGAAGAG GAGGCTGCCGAAAAGTTGGCACCAATCAAACTAG aaaaccaacttcccttCTTTCCCATACTGCCAGAAAATTTAGGGACCGCACGACTTGTGGTTGATTTCGATAGGTGGTGGACTGGTGAGGAATCTGTGAATGTTCTCTTAGAATCCACAGGTCAAG TGACTACAGTAAAGTCTGCTAGACAGGTCATTGATGCACTGAATGTTGAGGGACCTGACATTGATATAATACTTACTGAAGTCGACCTCCAAATGACAAAAGGAATGAAGTTGCTAAAGCATATTATGCGGAATAATGAACTGCGGCGCATTCCGGTTATTA TGATGTCGGCCCAGGATGAGGTCTCTATTGTTGTTAAGTGCCTGAGGCTTGGTGCTGCTGACTATCTTGTCAAGCCTTTACGAACCAATGAATTGTTGAACTTGTGGACACGCATGTGGAGAAGGCGACGTGAG CAGGGATGA
- the LOC107912322 gene encoding two-component response regulator-like APRR1 isoform X5 gives MVLTAFLQRISDTNKLVQGAACSALAILEEEAAEKLAPIKLENLGTARLVVDFDRWWTGEESVNVLLESTGQVTTVKSARQVIDALNVEGPDIDIILTEVDLQMTKGMKLLKHIMRNNELRRIPVIMMSAQDEVSIVVKCLRLGAADYLVKPLRTNELLNLWTRMWRRRREG, from the exons ATGGTTCTTACGGCTTTCCTGCAAAGAATATCGGATACTAACAAGCTGGTACAAGGGGCTGCTTGTTCTGCTCTTGCAATACTTGAAGAG GAGGCTGCCGAAAAGTTGGCACCAATCAAACTAG AAAATTTAGGGACCGCACGACTTGTGGTTGATTTCGATAGGTGGTGGACTGGTGAGGAATCTGTGAATGTTCTCTTAGAATCCACAGGTCAAG TGACTACAGTAAAGTCTGCTAGACAGGTCATTGATGCACTGAATGTTGAGGGACCTGACATTGATATAATACTTACTGAAGTCGACCTCCAAATGACAAAAGGAATGAAGTTGCTAAAGCATATTATGCGGAATAATGAACTGCGGCGCATTCCGGTTATTA TGATGTCGGCCCAGGATGAGGTCTCTATTGTTGTTAAGTGCCTGAGGCTTGGTGCTGCTGACTATCTTGTCAAGCCTTTACGAACCAATGAATTGTTGAACTTGTGGACACGCATGTGGAGAAGGCGACGTGAG GGATGA
- the LOC107912322 gene encoding two-component response regulator-like APRR1 isoform X4 — protein sequence MVFILVCLSGNKKGYEQFDMVLTAFLQRISDTNKLVQGAACSALAILEEEAAEKLAPIKLENLGTARLVVDFDRWWTGEESVNVLLESTGQVTTVKSARQVIDALNVEGPDIDIILTEVDLQMTKGMKLLKHIMRNNELRRIPVIMMSAQDEVSIVVKCLRLGAADYLVKPLRTNELLNLWTRMWRRRREG from the exons ATGGTCTTTATCCTCGTTTGTCTGAG TGGTAATAAAAAAGGCTATGAGCAATTTGACATGGTTCTTACGGCTTTCCTGCAAAGAATATCGGATACTAACAAGCTGGTACAAGGGGCTGCTTGTTCTGCTCTTGCAATACTTGAAGAG GAGGCTGCCGAAAAGTTGGCACCAATCAAACTAG AAAATTTAGGGACCGCACGACTTGTGGTTGATTTCGATAGGTGGTGGACTGGTGAGGAATCTGTGAATGTTCTCTTAGAATCCACAGGTCAAG TGACTACAGTAAAGTCTGCTAGACAGGTCATTGATGCACTGAATGTTGAGGGACCTGACATTGATATAATACTTACTGAAGTCGACCTCCAAATGACAAAAGGAATGAAGTTGCTAAAGCATATTATGCGGAATAATGAACTGCGGCGCATTCCGGTTATTA TGATGTCGGCCCAGGATGAGGTCTCTATTGTTGTTAAGTGCCTGAGGCTTGGTGCTGCTGACTATCTTGTCAAGCCTTTACGAACCAATGAATTGTTGAACTTGTGGACACGCATGTGGAGAAGGCGACGTGAG GGATGA
- the LOC107912322 gene encoding two-component response regulator-like APRR1 isoform X3: MVFILVCLSGNKKGYEQFDMVLTAFLQRISDTNKLVQGAACSALAILEEEAAEKLAPIKLENLGTARLVVDFDRWWTGEESVNVLLESTGQVTTVKSARQVIDALNVEGPDIDIILTEVDLQMTKGMKLLKHIMRNNELRRIPVIMMSAQDEVSIVVKCLRLGAADYLVKPLRTNELLNLWTRMWRRRREQG, translated from the exons ATGGTCTTTATCCTCGTTTGTCTGAG TGGTAATAAAAAAGGCTATGAGCAATTTGACATGGTTCTTACGGCTTTCCTGCAAAGAATATCGGATACTAACAAGCTGGTACAAGGGGCTGCTTGTTCTGCTCTTGCAATACTTGAAGAG GAGGCTGCCGAAAAGTTGGCACCAATCAAACTAG AAAATTTAGGGACCGCACGACTTGTGGTTGATTTCGATAGGTGGTGGACTGGTGAGGAATCTGTGAATGTTCTCTTAGAATCCACAGGTCAAG TGACTACAGTAAAGTCTGCTAGACAGGTCATTGATGCACTGAATGTTGAGGGACCTGACATTGATATAATACTTACTGAAGTCGACCTCCAAATGACAAAAGGAATGAAGTTGCTAAAGCATATTATGCGGAATAATGAACTGCGGCGCATTCCGGTTATTA TGATGTCGGCCCAGGATGAGGTCTCTATTGTTGTTAAGTGCCTGAGGCTTGGTGCTGCTGACTATCTTGTCAAGCCTTTACGAACCAATGAATTGTTGAACTTGTGGACACGCATGTGGAGAAGGCGACGTGAG CAGGGATGA
- the LOC107912322 gene encoding two-component response regulator-like APRR1 isoform X2 yields MVFILVCLSGNKKGYEQFDMVLTAFLQRISDTNKLVQGAACSALAILEEEAAEKLAPIKLENQLPFFPILPENLGTARLVVDFDRWWTGEESVNVLLESTGQVTTVKSARQVIDALNVEGPDIDIILTEVDLQMTKGMKLLKHIMRNNELRRIPVIMMSAQDEVSIVVKCLRLGAADYLVKPLRTNELLNLWTRMWRRRREG; encoded by the exons ATGGTCTTTATCCTCGTTTGTCTGAG TGGTAATAAAAAAGGCTATGAGCAATTTGACATGGTTCTTACGGCTTTCCTGCAAAGAATATCGGATACTAACAAGCTGGTACAAGGGGCTGCTTGTTCTGCTCTTGCAATACTTGAAGAG GAGGCTGCCGAAAAGTTGGCACCAATCAAACTAG aaaaccaacttcccttCTTTCCCATACTGCCAGAAAATTTAGGGACCGCACGACTTGTGGTTGATTTCGATAGGTGGTGGACTGGTGAGGAATCTGTGAATGTTCTCTTAGAATCCACAGGTCAAG TGACTACAGTAAAGTCTGCTAGACAGGTCATTGATGCACTGAATGTTGAGGGACCTGACATTGATATAATACTTACTGAAGTCGACCTCCAAATGACAAAAGGAATGAAGTTGCTAAAGCATATTATGCGGAATAATGAACTGCGGCGCATTCCGGTTATTA TGATGTCGGCCCAGGATGAGGTCTCTATTGTTGTTAAGTGCCTGAGGCTTGGTGCTGCTGACTATCTTGTCAAGCCTTTACGAACCAATGAATTGTTGAACTTGTGGACACGCATGTGGAGAAGGCGACGTGAG GGATGA